One genomic region from Ptychodera flava strain L36383 chromosome 14, AS_Pfla_20210202, whole genome shotgun sequence encodes:
- the LOC139149829 gene encoding constitutive coactivator of peroxisome proliferator-activated receptor gamma-like isoform X2 — MGVRGLQSYIENHCPEAMVQVNLPTVGHRYYRQYRREAVLVVDGMSCLRKLYHPGIPWIFGGQWKEYIRELQHFLDSFKRARIKLVFFFDGRVEKDKRAVWVQRRLAEREKVAKIFEYVKLEGREPQDDSLCMIPINLSGFTVLALKSLGATVYCTTKEADFEISKYCGDHQCLGILGQDTDYIFYNMGEYFSSQYLDTRSLITVSYSREVLCRKLRIPISQLPLLASLLGNDVISRPDLADFHQYLAKGRVPGFPRLIQIVANYAAYFGDRLLSDKDFRDLDSDVFRDSSKFGLLRKSVRSYYLEEETCHSVGWSTPQTINQSVLELAEQLHLNAENVPSVLNIMVTAEVDSGVSFEDESSPSLPSSAVLLRPIKQRQYGLTYGVGRRDRNGFGELSSEKGGTSAPGVRGQRGYATNDIRGELIPGKNAVREWRFHKGHTPHEPEIVPALPLDRLQGGTPPLEYLWFDQSPQADDDRLLTYLACMDCTISMASIHQIPPELLLPCSVLHYLVKHVDAAAFRDVLVNAFVAVNVCVSLYDADRLYHLPDPLLSKDRVTDMKLR, encoded by the exons ATGGGAGTGCGAGGCCTACAAAGCTACATCGAGAATCACTGTCCTGAAGCCATGGTTCAGGTGAATCTACCAACTGTAGGACATAG ATATTACCGACAGTACAGGAGAGAGGCTGTACTGGTGGTGGATGGAATGAGCTGCCTGCGGAAACTCTACCACCCTGGAATTCCATGGATATTCGGAGGGCAATGGAAGGAATACATCCGAGAgttacagcactttctcgactCTTTCAAGAGGGCCAGGATCAAACTGGTGTTCTTCTTTGATGGTAGGGTTGAAAAAGATAAGAGAGCTGTTTGGGTGCAGAGGCGTTTGGCAGAGCGTGAAAAAGTCGCCAAGATTTTTGAGTATGTAAAGCTGGAGGGACGGGAACCACAAGATGATAGTCTGTGCATGATACCTATCAATCTCTCAGGCTTCACCGTGTTAGCTCTGAAGAGTTTGGGTGCCACAGTGTACTGTACCACAAAAGAAGCCGACTTTGAAATCTCAAAGTACTGCGGAGATCACCAATGCCTTGGAATTCTGGGCCAGGACACAGATTATATTTTCTACAACATGGGAGAGTATTTCTCGAGTCAGTACCTTGATACAAGAAGCCTTATCACTGTCAGCTACTCCAGAGAAGTTCTCTGTCGCAAGCTTAGGATTCCCATATCTCAGCTTCCGTTGCTGGCGTCACTGCTTGGTAATGATGTCATTTCACGGCCAGATCTCGCTGATTTCCATCAATACTTAGCCAAGGGCAGAGTTCCTGGGTTTCCCAGACTTATACAGATTGTGGCAAATTATGCAGCTTACTTTGGCGACAGGCTCTTGAGTGACAAAGATTTTCGAGACTTGGACTCTGACGTTTTCAGAGACTCGTCAAAGTTTGGACTCCTTCGTAAATCAGTGAGAAGTTACTACCTGGAGGAGGAGACGTGCCATTCAGTGGGTTGGTCTACACCACAGACAATAAATCAGTCAGTCTTGGAACTGGCAGAACAGCTCCACTTGAATGCTGAGAATGTGCCAAGTGTGTTAAATATAATGGTCACTGCCGAGGTAGACTCCGGTGTATCCTTTGAAGATGAGAGTAGTCCGTCCCTGCCATCATCAGCGGTGCTGTTGAGGCCCATAAAACAGCGCCAGTACGGGCTGACTTATGGAGTAGGGAGAAGAGACAGGAATGGATTTGGCGAACTATCTTCAGAGAAGGGTGGGACCTCAGCACCAGGGGTCAGGGGTCAGAGAGGCTATGCAACAAATGACATCAGGGGAGAGTTGATTCCTGGGAAGAATGCCGTGCGGGAATGGAGATTTCACAAAGGGCATACTCCTCACGAGCCGGAGATTGTGCCTGCACTGCCCCTAGATAGGTTGCAAG GGGGTACACCACCCTTGGAGTACTTGTGGTTTGACCAGTCTCCCCAAGCTGACGATGACAGGCTTCTGACCTACCTAGCCTGCATGGACTGCACTATCTCCATGGCGTCAATCCATCAGATCCCGCCTGAGCTTCTCCTCCCGTGCTCCGTCCTCCACTACCTGGTCAAACACGTGGATGCAGCCGCCTTCAGAGATGTACTGGTAAACGCATTTGTGGCAGTGAATGTGTGCGTATCCTTGTACGATGCCGACAGACTGTATCACTTGCCG